From the genome of Cystobacter fuscus DSM 2262:
GCCATCATCATGCTCCACCGCAGCCTGGAGGCCGTGGGCGGCGTGGCCGGAGCCCTGAAGCTGCCGGGCGTGGCCCTGACGCCCGCGGGCAAGAACTCGAAGATCATCGCCGTGGACGACACCGTGCGCTGGGTGGGTCCCCGCTTCCCGCTCTTCGCCGACTCCCTCTTCACGGCCCTCCATGCGAACGCTCGGCCTTGATCAACCGCAGCCGTCCATCACCCACGTGCCCTCCGCCCGGAGCCGGAGCGTCCGGGGACTGCTCGTGCTCGTGCCCCTGCTGGTCGGGTGCATGATCGTCTCCATGGGCGCGGGAGCCATGTCCATGAGCCCCGCCCAGGTGGTCTCCATCCTCCTCGCGAAGGTGGGCCTCCCTCCCCTGGCCGCATTCACGGATCAGCAGGCCGCGGTGATCCACGCCGTCCGCCTGCCCCGCGTCCTCATGGGGGCCCTGGTGGGCGCGGCGCTCGCCATCGCGGGCGCGGCCCTGCAGGGCCTGTTCCGCAACCCCCTGGCCGATCCCGGTCTGCTCGGCGTCTCCGGAGGCGCCTCGCTCGCGGTGGCCGCGGTCACCGTCCTCAAGGTGCACTTCCTCGGCCTGCACACCCAGCCGGTGGCGGCATTCGGAGGCAGCCTCGCGGCCATCCTCCTCATCTCCTCGCTCTCGCGGGGCCATGGCAGGACCCAGGTGGCGACGATGCTGCTGTGCGGAGTGGCCATCAACGCCCTGTGCCTGGCGGGCACGGGCCTCTTCACCTACCTGTCCACGGATGATCAGCTGCGCACCCTCACCTTCTGGCAGCTCGGCTCGCTCTCGGGAGCGAGGTGGGAGACGGTGTCCACGCTGGCACCGCTCGTGCTGGTGTGCGCCGTGGGCGTGACGCTGCTGTCCAACCCGCTCAACGCCTTGATGCTGGGCGAGTCGAACGCGAGCCACCTGGGCATCTCCGTGGAGCGGCTCAAGTGGCAGCTCGTGACGCTCGTGGCCCTGGGCGTGGGCGGGGCGGTGGCCTTCTCCGGGATGATCGGCTTCGCGGGGCTCGTGGTGCCGCACCTCATCCGCATCTGCCTGGGACCCAACCACCGGGTGCTCCTGCCCCTGTCGGCGCTGCTCGGCGCGACGCTCCTGGTGCTCTCGGACCTGGTCGCGCGCACCGTCGTCATCCCCTCCGAGCTGCCCATCGGCATCGTGACCGCGCTCACCGGCGCCCCCTTCTTCCTCTACCTGATCCTGAGACAGCGGAGGCTCCCCGTCGCATGACCGCGGCCCTCGAAGTCCATCAACTGCACTGCCAGCTCGGCACCACCCCGCTGCTCACCGGAATCGACCTGGCCCTGGAACCGGGCGAGTTCCTGGCCATCATCGGGCGCAATGGCGCGGGCAAGAGCACGCTGCTCAACCACCTGACGGGGGAGATGGTCGGCCAGCGGGGCGAGGTGCGCGTCTTCGGCGCGCCCCTGGTGAGCCAGCCGCGCGAGGAGCTGGCCCGGCGGCGGGCGGTGGTCCCGCAGAGCACGACCCTCCCCTTCGCCTCCGAGGTGCTGGAGGTGGTGATGCTGGGAAGGATTCCCCACCTGCGCCACCGGCCGGAGTCGCGCGAGGACGTGCGCATCGCGCGCGACTGTCTGGCGCGGGTCGGACTGGGCGGCTACGAGGGGCGCGACTACCTGACGCTGTCCGGAGGAGAGCAGCAGCGCGTCCACCTGGCGCGCGCGCTCGCCCAGCTCCACGGCTCACCCGGCCAGCGGCTCATCCTCCTGGACGAGCCCACGAGCGCCCTGGACGTCGCCCACCAGCACCGCACCCTGCAACTGGTGAAGGAGCTGACCCGGGAAGGCGTGGCGGCGCTGCTCATCCTCCACGACTTGAACCTCGTCTCGCAGTACGCGGACAAGGTGCTCGTGCTCGCCGAGCGGCGTGTGCTCGCCTTCGGCACGCCGCACGAGGTGATGACGACGGAGGTGCTCACCCGGGCGTTCGGCTACCCCATGACGGCCCTGCCCCACCCCTGGCTCGAGTGCCCGCTCATCATCTCCGGAGAGCAGCACGCGCACGCCCCGCGCGCGCACGTCCCGAGGGCCTAGAGACTCGCGAGGGCCACGCGGTAGAGCGCGCGGTAGCCCATGCGGGGCGCCGGCTCGAAGCGATCCGCGGCGAAGAGACCCTCCAGCAGGCTCCGGCCCTCCTCGCGCTCGTGCAGCCCCAGGAAGGCGCGCTCCAGCAGCCCCACGAGCTCGGGCGCCACGCCCATGCCCACGGACACCCCGTCATTGGGCGCTTCCTCCGTGTAGGCGAGCAGCGAGAAGGCCCCGCCGTGGCCCGGCAACACCACCTCCACGCCATCCGCGTGCGTGAGGCCGGTGGACTCCGGCGGGCAGAACACACTCGCCACGTCCGCGTGGCCCTCGCGCACCGCCTCCAGCGCCGCCCGGTACGAGCCGGTGAAGAGCTGCGAGGAGAACACCTTGGCGGGCTCCAGGCCCCGGGCCTTCAGGTACGCCGCCGGCAGCAGATAGCCGCCCACCGAGTCCCGGTCCACCCACGCCACGCGCTTGCCCCGCAGCCCCTCCATCGTGAGCCCCGCGTCCGCGCGCGCCACCAGCGCCGAGCGGTAGGAGGAAC
Proteins encoded in this window:
- a CDS encoding FecCD family ABC transporter permease produces the protein MRTLGLDQPQPSITHVPSARSRSVRGLLVLVPLLVGCMIVSMGAGAMSMSPAQVVSILLAKVGLPPLAAFTDQQAAVIHAVRLPRVLMGALVGAALAIAGAALQGLFRNPLADPGLLGVSGGASLAVAAVTVLKVHFLGLHTQPVAAFGGSLAAILLISSLSRGHGRTQVATMLLCGVAINALCLAGTGLFTYLSTDDQLRTLTFWQLGSLSGARWETVSTLAPLVLVCAVGVTLLSNPLNALMLGESNASHLGISVERLKWQLVTLVALGVGGAVAFSGMIGFAGLVVPHLIRICLGPNHRVLLPLSALLGATLLVLSDLVARTVVIPSELPIGIVTALTGAPFFLYLILRQRRLPVA
- a CDS encoding phosphate/phosphite/phosphonate ABC transporter substrate-binding protein, giving the protein MPVPPPAHSRVAFRFGLPPSLGNAPALERAEPLGAFLARALGRKVEVGVAASYEALAKDLLAGRADAIWAPPFVCARVEALGVRVLARGVRRGRSSYRSALVARADAGLTMEGLRGKRVAWVDRDSVGGYLLPAAYLKARGLEPAKVFSSQLFTGSYRAALEAVREGHADVASVFCPPESTGLTHADGVEVVLPGHGGAFSLLAYTEEAPNDGVSVGMGVAPELVGLLERAFLGLHEREEGRSLLEGLFAADRFEPAPRMGYRALYRVALASL
- a CDS encoding heme ABC transporter ATP-binding protein yields the protein MTAALEVHQLHCQLGTTPLLTGIDLALEPGEFLAIIGRNGAGKSTLLNHLTGEMVGQRGEVRVFGAPLVSQPREELARRRAVVPQSTTLPFASEVLEVVMLGRIPHLRHRPESREDVRIARDCLARVGLGGYEGRDYLTLSGGEQQRVHLARALAQLHGSPGQRLILLDEPTSALDVAHQHRTLQLVKELTREGVAALLILHDLNLVSQYADKVLVLAERRVLAFGTPHEVMTTEVLTRAFGYPMTALPHPWLECPLIISGEQHAHAPRAHVPRA